A single window of bacterium DNA harbors:
- a CDS encoding tetratricopeptide repeat protein, which yields PGADAIFESLSGDYPTSPAGPFGKMAVLEMKMLEQEDFHLEKGFLAEVREGTRRVDAIMQKYEPTTWDLFLSGALMGLDGFFKARKGQWWDAYTQGGKSRQLFKHVKELDPSFADADFGLGMYIYWRSVFSRDLWFLRMFPDRRAEGISIVEGVARDGHFAKDLAKVNLAIMYFEERRFKDASRILSEYLEQYPNNVILRKLYGKVLISLKSYDDAVGQFRKILTILPEGKGAHYFIGVALVLKGDPASLSEAEDELTRFLKMSVGNYWPAHAHYWLGRLNLARGQKEAADREFAEAVKLYPEIESAVKKVRGLGGGV from the coding sequence ACCCCGGCGCGGACGCTATCTTCGAGTCGCTGTCCGGCGACTACCCCACCTCGCCCGCAGGGCCCTTCGGAAAGATGGCGGTGCTCGAGATGAAGATGCTCGAACAGGAGGATTTTCATCTCGAAAAGGGGTTTCTCGCAGAGGTTCGAGAAGGGACTCGGCGCGTCGATGCGATCATGCAGAAGTACGAACCCACCACGTGGGACCTCTTCCTCTCGGGCGCGCTCATGGGCCTCGACGGATTCTTCAAGGCGCGCAAGGGCCAGTGGTGGGACGCGTATACGCAGGGCGGAAAATCGCGCCAGTTGTTCAAACACGTGAAGGAACTCGACCCCTCATTCGCGGACGCCGATTTCGGTCTGGGCATGTACATCTACTGGCGCTCGGTCTTCTCGCGCGATCTGTGGTTTTTGCGCATGTTCCCGGACAGGCGGGCGGAGGGGATATCCATAGTGGAAGGCGTGGCGCGGGACGGCCATTTTGCGAAGGACCTGGCGAAGGTGAACCTCGCCATCATGTACTTCGAGGAGCGCCGCTTCAAGGACGCCTCGCGCATACTCTCGGAATATCTCGAACAGTATCCGAACAACGTGATCCTGAGGAAGCTCTACGGCAAGGTGCTCATATCGCTCAAGAGCTACGACGATGCGGTAGGGCAGTTCAGAAAGATCCTCACCATCCTGCCCGAGGGCAAGGGGGCTCACTATTTCATCGGGGTGGCGCTCGTGTTGAAGGGTGACCCGGCGAGCCTTTCCGAGGCGGAGGATGAGCTCACCCGGTTTCTCAAGATGTCGGTCGGAAACTACTGGCCTGCCCACGCGCACTACTGGCTCGGCCGCCTCAATCTTGCGCGCGGCCAGAAGGAGGCTGCGGACAGGGAATTCGCGGAGGCGGTGAAGCTCTATCCTGAGATCGAGAGCGCGGTGAAGAAGGTGCGCGGGCTGGGTGGCGGGGTGTGA